The genomic interval TTTGAAGAAAGGTAAATAAATGGAAATGACTTTTTATTTacataaaataaatgagaaatgtatatattttgtactaaatggtgaaAAACATCATGTTTTGCATGACAGGAACAAAtacattttttataataataaatcacacacacacatattgactaatgtattttttttattctactcAATCTGATAAAAATTTGGGGGGAAACAATTGTAAAAGCATTTAGGATTCTGTCAATAGGACTTCCCAAAAAGAGAACTGATTCAAATTTTGTGTTGAGGAAGAAGCATACAAAAAGAGTTCATatacaaaaaagtatttagtcagccaccaattgtgcaagttctcccatttaaaaagatgagagagacctgtaattgacatcataggtagacctcaactatgagagacaaaatgagaaaacaaatccagacaatcacattgtctgatttggaaaaaaaaattgcaaattacggtggaaaataagtatttggtcaatatcaaaagttcatctcaatactgtgttatatatcctttgttggcaatgacagaggtcaaatgttttctgtaagtcttcacaaggttggcacacactgttgctggtatgttggcccattcctccatgcagatctcctctagaacagtgatgttttggggctgtcgctgtggaacacggactttcaactccctccaaaggttttctatggggttgagatctggagactggctaggccactccaggaccttgaaatgcttcttacgaagccactcctttgTTGCCCGGGCgatgtgtttgggatcattgtcatgctgaaagacccagccaagtttcatcttcaatgcccttggtgatggaaggaggtttgcactcaaaatctcacgatacatgggcccattcattctttcctgtacacggatcagtcgtcctggtccctttgcagagaaacagccccaaagcatgatgttgccacccccgtgcttcacagtaggtatggtgttctttggatgcaactcagcattctctctcctccaaacacgacaagttgtgtttctaccaaacagttctactttggtttcatctgaccatatgacattctcccagtcctcttctggatcatccaaatgctctctagcaaacttcagacgggccccgacgtgtactggcttaagcagggggacacgtctggcactgcaggatctgagtccctggcggcgtaatgtgttactgatggtagcctttgttacgttggtcccagctctgcaagtcattcactaggtccccttgtgtggttctgggatttttgctcaccgttcttgtgatcatttcgaccccacggggtgagatcttgcatGGAGCCCCAGattgagggagattatcagtggtcttgtacgtcttccattttctaattattgcttccactgttgatttcttcacaccaagctgcttgcctattgcagattcagtcttcccagcctggtgcaggtctacagttttgtttctggtgtccttcgacagctctttggtcttcaccatagtggagtttggagtatGACTGAGGTTGTGGACAAGTGTCTTTTATACAGCTAACAAATTCAAataggtgccattaatacaggtaacgAATGGAGGatagaggagcctcttaaagaagttacaggtctgtgagagtcagaaatcttgcttgtttgtaggtgaccaaatacttattttccaccataatttgcaaaaaaaatatttccaaatcagacaatgtgattgtctggatttgttttctcattttgtctctcatagttgaggtctacctatgatgtcaattacaggcctttCTCATCTTTTTAAGCGGGAGAACTTGctcaattggtggctgactaaatacttttttgccccactataTGAATTGGAGagcagtgaagaagaaaaaaaacatggagaATTTCTCCAGCCATTCCAGAACTCTGCCAACTGCTCCATTCTCAAGCTTCCCTCCTTGCTTTGCCAGGGTATATGAGCAGCGCCAAACTAATAAGAATTCTGGAAAAGTGCataagtagtccttgtttagtgactgtcaaTGAAATGTTCATTATCAATATAGTTGCTAAGCAAACCACATAATAGAGTCTGGGAGGATCACTGGATGCTGCCATCTCATTCAGATAAAAGTTCTCTGTCCAATCACCTTTATCCCCCAACCCTCTTTTTTCCCATTGGTAGGATGGATAGATTGCCTAAACAAGCTATCTGTCAGCTGATATTTTCCCAGCACAGTTTTCCCCTAAGAAATGAAAAGGGTAAGAAAAAGCTCTTTCTTGAGGCGGATATGCTGCAAATCATACAGTAACCACGCATTGCATTTTAAAAGGGTTAGATATCAATTTATAGTGAAGCGCACACTCCCTGTAAATTCTGCAATAGATTAACAACGCTACAGAGGAAAACTGACGGACAGAAAATGCGGGACGCTTTCCGGGCGCTAGGTGGCGTTCTTTCGTCCCCCTAACCAGGAAAACATCCGAGCGACCTGCTCCTCCTTCGGGACGGCCAATGACTCCAACGCGCAGACGCGAGCGCGGGAACCTGAATTAGTTTTGAGAAACAACTGGACCTCTGCTGATTCTTTTTGCAGGTATGACCAGGGTGGTGGGGTCGGGGGTGCTAAGAAACGGGCAGACCCGAAAGGCAAAACTCCGGGTCAGGAGCACGAAAGTACGGATCTCTCCCTTGTGCGGAGAAGGGGCGGGAAAGCGGCTTGGGCACAGTAGAAGGGAAACTCTAATACGGAAACTGTCACAAAGGGATGCGTTCCGGGTTTGTGGTAGGCTGGGGtaaaattttccttttttctctggaCAAAAGTGGGTGCGCTGTGTTTCTGGCCGAAGGTTAAGATGTAAGAAACCGAAAGTTTGTTTTAGATTAAGTAAGAGTCCCTTCCTAGCATATAGCGCAAGAAACTAGTTCTCCAGACTCAGATGATCgctgctcttctttgtggcttatAAAAAAAGCAAGGTAATTAATTGACACGCAAGTAGCACTTGGCTCCAGGATTAAAGGAAGGGCTTAAAGAGGAAATGAATGAGTTGCCTGAAGAAGGGTTTGCTAATTTAGTTAAGAAGATAGCATCCTCGACAAAACCTGGATCCAGATCTTGACTCCCAGAAGCCTTCATAAACAAGTGGGAGAGCATTTTATTTGTGGGGTTTGTGGATCCTTTTCCCCTGCTCCCAATTCTAAAACTCCATGAATGATAACCAGCCTCAGTCATGAAGAGGGGTgggaggaagggtgggagggtgTCTATACAAACTGCTGCGTCTCACCTTGCAGTGTGTGTATTGTAACCATAACTCTTGTGTGCCTTAGGGACATTCAGATAATGTACTGTAAGTTAAATGCTTTGAGCACTTCTGAAGGAAAAgcatttaaattggttttttttttttttacaaacccaGATTTGCTCTAGAGTCTTCCTTGAAGTTTCAGCAAACTTCTCTTGCTTTTCTCAGTAAAAGGTAAAGGATTTATACAatttgaagagaaaccagagttcccatattattgtttttaataatgtatttatttgtatgcttttATTATATACAATTTTGCTTTAATCTTATGTCTTCATTGTCATTGTCCTCCTTTTGAAGAATCTTAATTCTTAACAAAAGAAACATAATGGAATGTTCTCATTGAGGAAAGACAAATATGTGGGAAATGAGAGCATTCCTCTTACTTATCATAACATCTCTGTGGTTGCAACATTATCACTACATAACTAGCATACGGCACaattctttgatattttttccatTGTTTATGCTAGTATTTTTGACAATGATAGATTTGTTTTGTGTTTAAGtttaaaaccatcataaatataaggaCCAGCACAATGATAACCATGCATTGGGCAACACTAGTTTTCATCAAAATAAACTTATCTTCAAAACTTTTCGTCTGCTTTTTACAGAATGAAAGTAATTACTTGTGAAATTGCATGGCACAACAAAGAGCCAGTGTACAGCTTAGATTTCCAACATGGAACTGATGGTAAAATCAATAGACTGGCCTCAGCTGGAGTAGACACAACTGTTCGTGTGAGTTAAATATTGATGATGTTGCTATATTTTTACATGTTCTTTTGCAATTTGACAAGTGTTATTTATGGAACTGGACAGTTTTATGTATATTTCCTTAAGGATTTAGAAGTTCAGCCTTTCAATGGTCAAAGAAcagcaaatattttatttctgtacatATTCAAATTGATCatgaaaatgttaaaatgttttatcataaaattttatatataacaTACTATTTTTTAACTATGTTATCATTGGGATTTTGGgggaatttttaatgttttagttattatattttttctttggatGTTGTATTTTTATAACCAGATATGGAAAGTAGAAAAAGGACCAGATGGGAAAGCAATTGTGGAATTCTTGTCCAATTTAGCTCGCCATACCAAAGCTGTGAATGTTGTACGTTTTgctcccagtggtgaaattctagcTTCTGGTGGTGACGGTATGTGTAAAGTTGGCGCTgaaattttagttttaaatttaacatttaataagaAAATAAGTGTGTTTATTTTACATACTGTATTTATACCTATTTATGAATGAACAggggtgcaatggctcagtggttaaagattcTGAGCTAGTCAGCTGGAAAGCTAACAACCCAGATTTGAGACCAGAGTGGCACACAACagtgtgagctcccattgctttgCTTAGCTCCTGCCcagctagcagttcaaaagcctgCAAATGCTTCAGtaggaaggcaacagtgttctgtgtaccttggtgcatagtcatgctggccatataacCACAGAAAATAtcttggacaatgctggctccctcagctaagtaatggagataagcaccaccccctcgAGTCGGAAATGACCTGGACCTTTATCTCTACCTTTATAAAGGAACAGCTCAATAGCATTTCTTGTGAAGCATTTCTTGTAAAGCATGGTTATTTTTCAAACTGAGaatcttttaaaagacaaattatacttttaacattaaaaataatattataaagTTACCAGGTTATTTAGAGAAATGGAATTACAATAGTGGTAACAATGCCCGTATCTTAAATAACTACTAATAATCCTAATCTTATTCTTAAAAGGCATGTAATTTTTCCTATATTTCATAATTGTTGTATACAGCATTGAGCTGTGAAAAGAATTTCCTACTGCAATATTCACAGTACCATTGATGTAGTACCAGTACTAGGAGAAAATAAGATGTTTGAATGTTACACATCTCACAATTTAAacaaaagacaagaaacaactACCCCCCCCAACTTTACACAGTATTAGTGCTTAGTGATGAATACTGCTCAGTTCAGTCATGTACTGTATATTACACATTAAATGCAGAAGGTTTTATTCCAGATAGATTGCAATTCTATCTATGCTTAACTCTAATTTTCTAGTGGCGAGCCTTATAGTAAAGAGCCAGAGTGGTGTTGTAATTAAGGCAccatgctagaaaccaggagacatgaATTCTAATCCTATCTTAGGCAcaaaggtgaccttgggccagctaTTCTCTCTCAGCgctagaaagaaggaaggcaatggcaaaccacttccaaaaaaaaccttgccaagaaaactttgaGGATTTGTTCAGGCAGTTACCAAGAGTCAAAATCTAAACTGAAggaacaaaaaggaacaaaacaatgtaatattatgttattataaaataattgttGGAAAAATTGCAGAAGTTTTTTCAGTGAAATTAATCTTCACAGATGCTGCAATTTTGTTATGGAAGTTGAATGACAACAAGGAGTTAGAAGCAGTTGTATTTCAAGATGATGAGAGTGATAACCAGCTGAACAAGGAAAACTGGACAGTAATCAAAACTTTAAGGTAGCTTTCTTAGCTTTAATTGAAATTTCACTGAATGAAATAGTATCTTGAACCAAGCTGCTAATATGACAAAATTGTAACAATATAAGATTGGCTTGCTTGTGTACTTCAGCTCTATTTTAATTGCTGGAATATTTACCAACATCATGCCCTTAATAACATACTTcctctttatcagtttcttttTACTATGCTTCATTTAAGAGGTCACCTGGAAGATGTATATGACATTTGCTGGACTCCTGATGGAAATTATATGGCATCAGCCTCAGTTGACAACACAGCTATATTATGGGATGTCAGTAAAGGTAAATAATTGTTGAGACTCGAATTGCATGCCTATGAAGTCTATAATAACCATGAACTCACATGCTTTGAATAAATGTATCaatactatatatatttatacatattattaCAACCTCTTTCATCTTAATCCTAAAGGCAAATTGATGGGTCAGATAAAGTAGCATGCTAATCAATTTATTTGCCTAATGAATCAATAGAAAATTGGAAGAATTCAGGTGTTcatatattgtatttatatgctgaGATGTTTACAGGGAAAATTAGGAAGTGTCTTTATCAATAATAGCAATGGGTCTACAATTTGGAAAATACTGTGATTCATAAAACcgtgtatctttttttaaaaatatctgttaTACTTGTAAGAGCAAATATGGACTTTTAGGCCATAGAATGCTTGACAAGACACTGTGTAATATATCTGAAACATGAAGCAGTTGTAGTGTTTGATGGCATGGGATAGCTACTGTCCAACCTTTCCAAGGTTTTCTCCCTATAGTACGTGTCCTGAAGCCACTTTCACCAGCTCTTTCAGTTAATGAAATATCTGCTGCTAACATAAACATTTGTCAAAAGACAACCTTGGAAAGCACTGAAGCAGCCATTCCAAGCCTTCAAGTAGCTATACTTGAAGTTTTATATCTTCACTGTGAGAAAAACTAGAACAGTTAAATTACACATAAAATGTTTTGTCAAAGGATGCAGATCTACTATCCATGACAAATAATATTAACTCAGActtaaatatctatggagattctcagtcatccaggacatggttgtcccaaaggtgctttttccccccaaatcagagctgaagaagcttcttggatgagaagcgaaacatcttcaaagaaaaaccagaaagtccagttgcctcttgaaaaaagagcAGCCTTGGATCAGACTTAAATAGATTTATCAGTGGATtgaatcaaaggtggtattcagcaggttctgaccagttctggagaaattttgagtagtttggagaactgataaataccacctctaactggtcccgcccccatctatggtctgactcccgagtcccagctgatcgggaagaaatggggattttgtagtaaccttcccctggagtggggtgggaatggaaattttacagtatccttccctgtcacacccaccaagccatgcccgccaagccacatccacagaaccggtagtaaaaaaaaaattcaatcccaccactggattgaatGCTAATGATATGATACACCATTACATCATTATAGAAAAGAATATTCCTAGCTAAAAGATTTCAGAATACATTAAAAGGGGCCATTTATTCAtggtttcctttcttccctttaaaattgtattttgtaaCTCTTTATTTGTAACTCTTCCTGGATATTAGAGTTAATAATATTAAATTTGCAACCAAAGAACATTTCAAAATTATTAGATTGCTGACTCTCCTCTTTAAAACAGTAATGTGCAATTGAATTGCTTATGATaaaaatatctatattttataaatttttatgcCTTTATCAAAATACTATCTTTCTGTATCATTAAAGAGGATGTTTAAATTGATTTTAACTGTATGAAATTGTAGTTGTTTGTTGTACAtattttttctaattattgctttctagaatggaaagaaaaagtaTAGACTTGTAAAAATTTGTCtcattgttttgaaaattaactgTTGTTTCTAGGGCAAAAGGTTTCTATTTTTAATGAACACAAAAGTTATGTGCAAGGAGTTACGTGGGACCCTGTGGGACAGTATATTGCGACTCTTAGTTGTGATAGGTAAGTTTTTACTGATTGGAATGTGAGATTGTTATTTTTACTAATTCTATCTATATTGTTTAAAAGGGTTTACAACATTTAGGCAATATATCTAATGGTCCATAGGAAGACAGGCTAGGGACCACataattttttgttttgtgtgctgCTAAATTCTTTTCTgatattaaatttttttttttacatgaaagCATAGTGTGATGGAGCTGTGGGTCAGAAGAATGTAAAGCTTCTCTCCCCCCATATCAGTGTTCTAGGTTACCCAGCTCTATAAATGGTCTCAGGTTGCTTTATAGTGAGAAACAATTTCTCACAAAGCAAAAATTGCCAGAGTGGCAAAGATACAAGGAACCTTCCTTTCCTGTTCAATCATATCATAAACTATAAGACCTGAGCCTGCAATGCAGCAGTTTATACTCCttttaggaaataaataaatgttgatttgattggacagttgcagccaggccttgcACACCCCAACACCTGCCTCACCTTGCCAGCCCACTTCTGTGGCCGCTTGCGCATGTCGCTCCCGGCCTCCATTTCACCATCAGAGGCACCGGCAGAACTTGTTTCTCGGCTGCAGAGCCTTTTCCTGAATGCCTCTGACAGCGAAATGGAGGCCAGGGGACTTTGCACACATCAATCCGGAGCCCGTTTTtcagctgcagaggcctttcctgaaggcTTCTGTCAGCGAAATGAGGCTGAGGGGGCTCCGTGCGCATCAATCCGGAGCCGGTTTCTTGGCTGCAGATGCCTTTCTAAAGGCTTCTGATGGTGAAACAGAGTCTGGGGGAGCCATGCATGAGCGGCAGCAAGCAGccgcagaagaagtgggctgTCAGTGGCCACAGAGGCTCCTGCTGGTCGGGGCTGTTGAAGCTGCTGCCACGAGATGAGGTAATGGAAGACGTGCCTcttttggaaattaaaaaaaagaaatacgaccaggtcttattttcagagaaaatagTCAGTAGACTAGTGCTATGTTTATGCTTCTGCATATCCTTCCAAATTAAATCCAAATCAATGCACAAGTGTAattctaaaaaaatgaaattaatgcaGGTGTTTTTTCCAGAATAGCTTTAGAGTGCAGGGGGTTTTTTTTATCACCATGCAGTCAGTTCAATGTTTGTAATTAATACTTTCCTTTTATGTAGGATACTGAGAGTGTATAACACGCAAACCAAGAGAGTGGCATTCAATGTTACTAAAATGTCATCAGGAGGAGGATCTGAAGGAGAGGTCAGAATTAATTAAAATTCTTTCTAGCTGTAGTTCTGAAATAtgaaacatatttaaatatttcactAATATGTGATAACATATGATAAATATCAATGTATTTAAACTCTTTATCACTGAAAATATACACTGGAGATTAAGAGAGCAGAAGTGAGGAGAACAAATACAAGTTTTCAAAGACTAGGTCTATTTTTTATCTTCTATGCTACATTGTCCTCATTTCAGATAGTAATATATTTTTCCAGTCCCCCACCAATGGGCCGGCACTGGTCCgcagcatgccagcaactgggccactcaaacaagtgaagccccatctgcagTATGTAGCcacatctgtgggatgcaggcagcatgcaaaaccacaccccctccagtccgcagaaaaacctttctccatggaaccggtccctgatgcccaaaaggttgagggCCACTGTTCTAAACCATTCCAGCTAGGCAATGATGTGGGGAGAGAACCCCAAGCTGTTTTGAATGAATTCACATTCCTGGATCCTGGCAGATTACATCTCAAGGTGCTAAAGGAACTGGTGAATGTTGTCTTAGTACCACTGAGGGTAATCTTGGAATGCAGGGGATTTGCAGAAAATTGGTGGTGAACTGATATTGTAATCTTTTTTTTAGGGCAAAAAAATTGACCCAAAAAGCTGCAGATCAATAAATTTGACATCAATTCTATAGCTGGGAATATAAGTGCAGTTATATTGGTGCATTTAATTTTGTGAATAGCAAGATTTGCCAGCAGCCATCTTGTGAAACATATCCCAGAATTGGTAAAATGGATTTGcttcattttgaaatattttaataaatgcaattatCCACTGAACTAAATCAACTTAAACAATACCCAAAATAGGAAGTTTAAACATCGAGCAAGTTCTAAATCagattgtttttatatttgttgCTTATTATATTTGTACCTTGTTTTCCTATCTGACAAGGCAAATCTATAGATTAAGTAAgcataaataaaaatgcatagaTACATGTAAAAACAATAGAATTactttaaaataactttaaattactttaaaataaaattttaaaaaaacagaattactttatcattgtcaaaaaaaattcaggtgaaaAGCTATAGAATGTTTCATGATGACAGCATGAAGTCCTTTTTCCGGAGACTGACTTTCACTCCCGATGGTTCTCTACTTCTTGTTCCTGGTAGGCAGTTTTACTTTCGTTGTTTTGTAGAGCTCAGTAGAAGATATGGGTCTCTgagcttttggggggaaaaatagcTTCACCTTAGCATGTAATGTGAGGCATGTTGATGTTTATTGTTGTTTTGATTACTCTAAATCAAGCATGACTTTCCTTGTCAAGGCGTGCATTCCAAATGGTAAAATATTTTTGAGAGATTGGGTTTTGCTCTTAAATTGCTCAACTCCCAAATACACAAACAAGTATTTACATTCCTTTTGAGTTCAAATGGGAATGCTTATATTGTGGGGTTTtttaactgtagatttttaaCGTACACCACTCAAAGTTACTGTGTATGAGTTGAGTGACTAAATACATTTGTTGATTGGTCGGATGgattgaaggatggatggatggatagattgatagatagataagtagccTGAGAAACTTGACAATAAATCCTAGATTAGATCCAACTCACACAGTGGTATTTGTAAAAATTAACTAGGGGAAATCTCTGTATGTGATGCCtatattttgtcaaaaaattaTGCTCCAAATCTACATTCCTTAAGTCACCATTAAATATTTACTATACTGGGAATATCATCACAAATTTTATCAAGTTACCTTTCCAAATTAAATCGCacttttttacttttgttttaatGAAAAGCAGAATCTATAGGAAATCTATAACTCAAAAAATAAGACTTGAATTCATAGCTTATAAAGGCTGAACCttatgcaaaatatcttgtttttccattttcctcACCTGTTTTTCTAAAGCATAAGCATGTGGCCAGCTTAAGACCAGAATAATGACTCAGTTTTATTGCATTGTTGttgggttctttttaaaaaagtttattaaaCATGTGCCACCCATCTTGCTAAAGGTGACCCTAGGCAACTTAAAAGGATCTTAACTTCTTTAACTGGGTCTTTAACTTCAATTTTTGCCAATATCAAATTATTGTCTAAACTAATTACGGTAGATTTCTTTAACTTATAATTCTACTTCAATCCAAAAGCAAAAACGTTTTAAAGCAAAGTCAACTACTAAATGTAATaattataaatgtaattaaattatATGTGTACATTTAATAACTATTCCAAAAGATATACAAAAAATGATGTTACATATAGTTTCATGTTTGAACAAAAGTGTTCCATAAATTTCTGCTGTACTTGGAAAATCAGGAATATGGCTGTTCCTTTGcatcttttaaaaagaacattttctATTGCTATCATCTCCTGTAAATGTTATTCTGTTGTAGCAATGAATTATGAATGAATTGCTTTCATGTTGAATGTTTTCTCAATAATGTGCCTCTAGTTAACTTCTTTTAATTTGTCCTAATAGTAAGATGTGCATTTCCAACTGTTGCCATGTGTTATAAACCATTTTAAGTATAATGTGAATATATACAAGTGATTTCATATTACAAATTAGATTCTTTTCAATAATACAGTAATGCAAAACTTCATTATGGGCCATGTACATTTGTAGTAAATATAAACAAAGAAGTTGTTTAAATTGGCAATGTTGATTGCATTATGCAACCTTGTCCTTAATTGTAAAACTGACATTTTGGCATTGTTTTCATATTCTCTCAGCAGGCTGTGTGGAATCAGGTGAAAATGTAATGAACACTACTTATGTCTTCTCCAGAAAAAATCTGAGAAGGTGAGGGTATTAATTAATTCCATATTTATGTAAATATGAAATGCATTTtgtaatttccatttttatttttaaaacttgctgTTATTTTTTTAGACCCATTGCTCATCTACCTTGTCCTGGGAAGGCAACATTAGCTGTTCGTTGCTGCCCTGTCTACTTTGAATTGAGATCTGCATGTAACAAAGGTATTTTGAACCTGTTAGATAAGAGTTTATATTGTaggtttat from Thamnophis elegans isolate rThaEle1 chromosome 6, rThaEle1.pri, whole genome shotgun sequence carries:
- the CHAF1B gene encoding chromatin assembly factor 1 subunit B; this encodes MKVITCEIAWHNKEPVYSLDFQHGTDGKINRLASAGVDTTVRIWKVEKGPDGKAIVEFLSNLARHTKAVNVVRFAPSGEILASGGDDAAILLWKLNDNKELEAVVFQDDESDNQLNKENWTVIKTLRGHLEDVYDICWTPDGNYMASASVDNTAILWDVSKGQKVSIFNEHKSYVQGVTWDPVGQYIATLSCDRILRVYNTQTKRVAFNVTKMSSGGGSEGEVKSYRMFHDDSMKSFFRRLTFTPDGSLLLVPAGCVESGENVMNTTYVFSRKNLRRPIAHLPCPGKATLAVRCCPVYFELRSACNKEESSQKIGLTNLPYRLVFAVASEDSVLFYDTQQTFPFGYVSNIHYHTLSDISWSSDGSFLAISSTDGYCSFVTFEEGELGIPLKNKPAINIKTPSTAEKKIKKGQSPSVVSPVSKPVDGSLNKSGEPSTACQTPTNSKDLHCTPVAVKNIPMSSSEDKKTVQPSIHTTKVNQPRRITLNTLQAWSKSPRRVALIPLKEATPDTSRNAIPHERPSPPEDQLQNPPSPKRLRMDETP